The region GGCTACCAAGGCCTGAGCGACTCAGCCGGGTTCCCGCGAGGAAGCCGGCCGCAGCATTTTGCACAACCGCCCGTTCGGACTCGGAAACGACCGAACGGGCGGTTTCGTTTTTCGGAACCAGCCTCCGGGCAGCCAAAGCTTGAACGCAAGACCCGGCCGGGGACCCCCGGCGGCGCAAGGTTACGGCGATGGGCCAGGTTCGAGCGTAGGGCTGGCTGGATGGAGGCGTCGGTTGGGCCCGGGAGCCTGGTGGAGATGTGTTAAAGCCGATGGCGAATGCCCGGCAGACGACCGTGTATGTTCCGGAACTGCTCGGTTGTAAAGCATGCGGGGAGGATGCCGTCGGGGCTGTTGCGGGCTGTGATGGGCGGTGGCAGGCGGCCGGCTCCGGATGCCCCGCTTTGCCGGGCGGACAGCGGCGAAACGGGCGGCCTCATGGGGGCTCGATGCGACCGCCCGGACAAAGCCGGAGTGGTTACGCTGCATGGGAGTGGCAGAAGATCGAACATTTGCGGAGAAGCGCCGCTCCGGGGGCGGGCGTTTCCCGGACCTTCGGAGTGTGGCTGGAGTTTACTCTTGCGACGTCGGCCCTACCGCGGTTCGGGGGTGAAGGTTGGTTTCAAGGGTTGACAGCCGCTCCCACTGCGAACGCGCCTCCGGGTGGTCGGGTCGGAGACGGAGGACTTCCAGCAGATGCTGACGGGCTTCCGGCGTGCGGCCCTGACGCAACAGGAGCTGGGCGAGGTTGAAATGTGTTTCCGCATTTCGGGGATCGAGTGCGAGGGACCTCCGGTAGGCGGCTTCGGCGTCTGACCAGCGCCCCGATTCCACCAACACATTGCCCAGGTTATTCCAGGTGCGGGCATCGTCAGGCTGCAGCGCCAGGGCCCGGCGATAGGCATGTTCGGCTTCGGCCCAGCGACCCTGAGCAGCCCAGGCATTGCCGAGGTTGGAGTGGCTGGAGGCGTGGTTCGGTCGCAACCGGACGGCCTCCTGCAGGTGTTCCAGTGCCTCGTTCCATTGTCCCTGCCGGGCAAGGGCCACGCCGAGGTTGTTGTGGGTGTCAGGGTGGGACGGGTCCAGTTCCAGGGCCCGGCGGTAGGCCCGCAGGGCTTCGTCCAACCGGTTTAAATCGGCCAGGGCATTACCCAGGTTGTTCCAAATGGCGGGGTTGCGGGGCTGCAGTTTTGCCGCCGCTTCAAGGTACGGCAGGGCCTCGGCAGGACGGGCCAGCTCGGTGAGGGCATGGCCCATGTTGTTGAGCGCATCCGGGTAGAGTGGTCGGAGAGCCAGGGCCGCCTGATACTCGGCAATGGCCTCATGCCAGCGTTGTTGCCGGGCGTAGTAGTAACCGAGGTTGTTGTGGGCCAGTTCATTGTTGGGAGCCACGGCCAGGCTGCGGCGGAACAGCGTCTCGCTGTTGCGCCAGAAACCGATCTGCCGCCAGGTGAGAAGTCCCAGGGCAACCAGCCAGAGCCCGACCAGGACCGTGAGACCGCGGGTTGTCCGGGCGGACCGGCCCTCCCAATGTTGGAGGAGGCCGGCAAGGGCCAGGCTCAGGCCGATGGAGGGCAGGTAGGTGTACCGGTCGGCCATGGACTGCATGCCCACCTGAACAATCCCGAGCATCGGCACCAGGGTACCGCAGAACCAGCACCACCCGACCCACAGGCAGGGATGGCGCCTGCGCAGCCACCAGGCCGCCAACGTCAGTCCCAGGACCAACATCGACCCCCCAAGGACCGCTGTGATGGGCCAGTGAATCGGGTGCGGGTAGGGCACCGCAAGATCCAGGGGGAACAAGGTTTTGAGCAGGTACCGCGCGTAGGCGACCGGTACATTAGCCCACCGGGCTTCCCAAGGGAGAACTTCGGCGGACGCCATGGCACCTCCCTGTTTCTGCGCAACGAAGGTGATGACACACGACGCGGCGGCCAGGACGTAAAAGGGCCACTTTTCGCGCACCAGTGGCCACCAACCATGGAGGCTCCGGCAGAAGAAACGGCCGGGGACGGTGCCACCAACGTCCCGTGGTTGGGCTCCGTTTCCGATCCGTCGGAACGGCCAATAGTCCAGGAGCAGCATGGCCAGGGGCAGCGTGACCAGCGTGGGTTTGCTCATCAGTCCCCCGGCATACGCCAGCAGGGCGAGGTTCCGGAAACGGTGGCGGGCGGGACCGGCAGGCGCGCGGACGGCACGGGTCCAGGCGAGCAGGGTCAACAAGCCGAACATCAGGCTCAGCACGTCCTTGCGTTCGGAGATCCATGCGACCGACTCGACCCGGAGCGGGTGCCAGGCAAAGACCAGGGCCCCGAGAAATGCGGGCCGGATCCGGCCCGTCCATTGTTGCAACAGCAGGAACAGCAGGGCCGCGTTGGCGGCGTGCAACAGGGCGCTGACCAGGTGATGGCCGGCGGGTTGGAGACCGAAGCAGGCGACATCGGCCATGTGGGACAACCAGGTCAGGGGATGCCAGTTGGCCGCGTGACCCGTGACCAAAGCCCACCGGATGCCCCTCCAGGTCAGGCCCGCCTGGACGACGGGGTTGGTCGTGACGTAGTCGCCGTCGTCATAGTCCACGAACCCGCACGTGAGGGTGCGGGCGAACACCAGGGCGGTGACACCCGCCACCAGTGCTGCCGACAGCAGACGGGTGCGGCTGTCCCGGGCCTGTTGTCCTGCCCCTGAGCGGTTCATGGCCTCTTGAAGCCCGGACCGGGGAACCTTCACCCCCATTCATAACGTGTCGGACGACCTTCGGGAACGAGGAACTTGCGGGTCGGTCCGTGAACCGGCGACGGCCCCGGGGGAGCGGTCGAAGTCGGTGGCGGACGGGGCGCCGGGAGCCGTTTTTCCGCTTGTCACCTGGCGGGGGCGCGCCCGACCATGGAGAGGCCCTGAAGGCGCGCATTGGAGGCCGGGCGGGCGCTGACACTGCGGACTCGGGCAGAGCCTGCCGTTGCGGGTTGGCCTCGGCCCGGCCGGGGATGGATGCGAAGTCAGGTTCGGTGGAAGGCTCATCATGATGTCCATGTTTCAAGGTCAGACCGTTTTGATCACGGGTGGCACGGGTTCCTTTGGCAATGCGGTGGTCCGGCGCTTTTTGAACACCGACATCGGCGAGATCCGCATCTTCAGCCGGGACGAGAAAAAGCAGGACGACATGCGGCACGAACTGCGCAGTCCGAAGGTGAAATTTTACATCGGGGACGTGCGCAACTACGAGAGCATCCGCAACGCGATGCGCGGGGTGGACCTGGTTTTCAACGCGGCGGCGTTGAAGCAGGTGCCTTCCTGCGAGTTTTATCCGATGGAGGCCGTGTACACGAACATCATCGGCACGGAGAACACCCTGAATGCCGCCATTGCCGAGGGGGTCAAGAATGTCATTGTGCTGAGCACGGACAAGGCCGTCTATCCGATCAACGCCATGGGGATGTCGAAGGCGCTGATGGAGAAGGTGGCGGTGGCCAAGGCCCGATTGTTGGGGGACCGGAAACCGACCATCTGCGTGACGCGATACGGGAACGTCATGGCCTCGCGGGGCTCGGTGATTCCGCTGTTCGTCAGCCAAATCAGGAGCGGCAAGCCGCTGACCATCACGGATCCGGAGATGACGCGGTTCATGATGTCGCTGGATGAGGCGGTGGACCTTGTACTGTTTGCGTTTCAGAACGGCCAGCCCGGCGACACGTTCGTGCAGAAATCGCCGGCGGCGACCATCGGGCAACTGGCGCGGGTTTTGTTGGAGATTTTCAATGCGAGCAACGAGATCCGCATCATCGGCACGCGGCACGGCGAGAAAAAGCACGAAACGTTGCTCAACCGGGAGGAAATGGTCCGGGCCGAGGACCTGGGCCGATATTACCGGATCCGGTCCGACACCCGCGACCTGAACTATGCCCTGTACTTTGAGCAGGGGGAGCGCAAGGTGGACGAGATGCAGGACTACACCTCGGCCAACACGCGGCGTTTGACGGATGCGGAGCTGAAGGAAATGCTCCTGCGGCTGCCGTACATTGAGGCGGCCCTGCGTGGGGAGACACCGCCGGGCGTGTGAACACGGTGGGAGGGTTCGGGACCGGTCATGAAAACGGTGTTGGTTACCGGAGCGGCGGGATTCATCGGGCGAAATCTGGTGACGGCCCTGCGGCGGCGCGGCGACGTGACGGTGCAGGAGTTTGACCTGCCGGACCCGGTGGAGCGGATGGAGGCGCTGGCGTCGGGGGCGGACGTGGTTGTGCACCTGGCCGGCGTGAACCGCCCGAAAGACGAGAGGGAATTCATCACCGGCAATGTGGAACTGACCCGGCGGTTGTGCGAGGCCCTCCGGCGGGCCGGCCGCCGCGCGGTGTTAATCCTGAGTTCTTCGATCCAGGCCGCCCTGGATAATCCCTATGGCCGAAGTAAACGGGCGGCGGAGGACGTCGTGACCGAGTACCAGCGGGCCACCCGCGCGGCGGTCTACATCTACCGCCTGCCCAACGTGTTCGGGAAATGGAGCCGCCCGCATTACAACACCGTGGTGGCCACGTTCTGTCATCAGATCAGCCGTGGTTTGCCGGTGGAGATCAGCGATCGTTCGCGCCTGCTCCGCCTGGTGTACGTGGACGACGTGGTGCGCAGCTTCGAGGGGGTGGTGGTTCGGCCGGATCACCCGCCCGGCTGTTACCGGCCCGAGGTGCTGCCAGAGTTCAGTGTTACCCTGGGCGAACTGCACGACCGGTTGGTGGGCTTCCGCCAAATGGCCGAGCAGGGGCGGGTGCCCGATTTGTCGGACCCGTTCAATCGCGCCCTCTACGCCACGTACCAGTCGTTCTGTGATCCGGCAGCGCTGGCCCGGCCGGTGGTGATGAAACGGGATGCGCGCGGCTGGCTGTTCGAGTTGATCAAATCCCCCCAGGCCGGTCAGATCTTTGTTTCGTTGACGAAGCCCGGTGTGACCCGCGGCAACCATTATCACGACACCAAGGTGGAAAAGTTTTGCGTGATCCGGGGCCGCGGCCGGATCCGACTCCGCCCGGTGCACGGTTCGGAGATCCTGGAATACGAGGTGGATGACGAAACCATCCGGGTGGTGGACATCCCTCCGGGTTACACGCATTCGATCGAAAACACCGGCACGGTGGACATGATCACGCTGTTCTGGGCCAGTGAGATTTTTGATCCCGCCCGATCCGACACACACCCCGCGCCGGTGATGGAAACCCCGTCGGCGGTGCGCACGGATGATCGATCCTGATGCGGACGAGTACCGTCATGCGCAGTTGCCTGAAGGTGATGACCATTGTGGGCACGCGTCCGGAGCTGATCCGGCTCTCGCGTGTGATCGCCGTGCTGGAGGAGGTGACGCGCCATGTGCTCGTCCACACCGGCCAGAATTTTGACTACGAACTGAACGAGATCTTCTTCCGCGAGCTGGAACTGCCACGGCCCAAACATTACCTGGACGCCGCCGGGGCCACGCCGGCCGAGACCATCGGCAACACCATTGCCCGGGCCGACGCCTTGCTGGCGCGGGAACAACCGGATGCCGTCCTGGTCCTGGGCGACACCAACAGTTGTCTGGCGGTCATCCCGGCCAAGCGGCGCAAGATCCCGATCTTTCACATGGAAGCCGGCAACCGGTGCTTCGACATGCGCGTGCCCGAGGAGATCAACCGGCGCATCGTGGACCACGTCAGCGACATCAATCTCTGTTACACCGAGCACGCGCGCAGGTATCTGCTGGCCGAGGGATTGCCGCCCGACCGCGTCATCAAGACCGGTTCGCCCATGAAGGAGGTCCTGGATCATTTTCGGCCGGGCATCGCAGCCAGCAACGTATTGGACCGGCTGAAGCTGACGCCGCGCCGGTACTTCGTGGTCAGCCTGCACCGGGAGGAGAACGTGGATGATCCCCGGCATCTCCGGCAGCTGGTGCGTGCGCTCAACACGCTGGCGCGCCGGTACGATTACCCGCTGATCTTCTCCTGTCATCCCAGGACCCGTCAGCGTCTGCAAAAGGCAGATCTGAAGCTGGATGGCCGGGTTCGGTTGATGCCGCCCCTGGGCTTCTTTGACTACGTGGCCCTGCAAAAATCGGCGTTCTGCACCCTTTCCGACAGCGGCACCATCACCGAGGAATCCTCCATCCTGGGGTTTCCCGCGGTGACCGTGCGCGAAGCCCACGAACGACCCGAGGGCATGGACGAGGGCGCGGTGATCATGACGGGCCTGGACCCCCGGCACATCGTCGAAAGTGTGGCCGTCACCGTCCGATTGTTCGAGCAGTTCGGGCCGTGCCGGCTGCCGGCCGATTACCAGGTCGATCACGTATCCTGGAAGGTTGCCAAGATCATCCTCAGCTACACGGATTACGTGAACCGCCGTGTCTGGGCGAAACACTGAATCTCGGGATGCGGATCCATCCGCGGCGCCCGCAGGGAGCCACATCCGGCCGTTGCGCCTGCGGGTGCTTACGCACACGTTCCCCCCCAGCGCCCATCCCAATGCCAAACGTCCGTTTTACGTGGTCCGACATGCGCTGGCGGAGGGCTGGGAAGTGGAAGTTTGGACCAGTCCGTGGGGCGTCTTGTCCCCGGACGCGGAGTGTTTGAACCATCCCCGGTTGACCATCCGCCGGTTCGAGGATCCGGTTCTGCGCTGGCAGCAGCGGCTGCGACCGCACCCGCGCCTGCTCCGATGGTGGGCCTATTTGACGGGCGGCTTGATGTTTCCCGACGCCTGTGCCGGCTGGGCCCGGAAGGTCCTGGGGGCCCTGGCAGGGGCGCCGCCGGCAGACCGGACGCTCGCCTACGTGTTGCCGGCATCGCTGTTGATGGCGGGCCGGTTGGGTCGCGGGGTGGACCGGACCTGGGTGTTTGATTACCAGGAACCGGTGTCGCCGCAGCAACTGCGGGTGCAACGCCGATCTCCCCTGCAACGGCTGTGGCG is a window of Limisphaera ngatamarikiensis DNA encoding:
- a CDS encoding polysaccharide biosynthesis protein — protein: MFQGQTVLITGGTGSFGNAVVRRFLNTDIGEIRIFSRDEKKQDDMRHELRSPKVKFYIGDVRNYESIRNAMRGVDLVFNAAALKQVPSCEFYPMEAVYTNIIGTENTLNAAIAEGVKNVIVLSTDKAVYPINAMGMSKALMEKVAVAKARLLGDRKPTICVTRYGNVMASRGSVIPLFVSQIRSGKPLTITDPEMTRFMMSLDEAVDLVLFAFQNGQPGDTFVQKSPAATIGQLARVLLEIFNASNEIRIIGTRHGEKKHETLLNREEMVRAEDLGRYYRIRSDTRDLNYALYFEQGERKVDEMQDYTSANTRRLTDAELKEMLLRLPYIEAALRGETPPGV
- a CDS encoding NAD-dependent epimerase/dehydratase family protein yields the protein MKTVLVTGAAGFIGRNLVTALRRRGDVTVQEFDLPDPVERMEALASGADVVVHLAGVNRPKDEREFITGNVELTRRLCEALRRAGRRAVLILSSSIQAALDNPYGRSKRAAEDVVTEYQRATRAAVYIYRLPNVFGKWSRPHYNTVVATFCHQISRGLPVEISDRSRLLRLVYVDDVVRSFEGVVVRPDHPPGCYRPEVLPEFSVTLGELHDRLVGFRQMAEQGRVPDLSDPFNRALYATYQSFCDPAALARPVVMKRDARGWLFELIKSPQAGQIFVSLTKPGVTRGNHYHDTKVEKFCVIRGRGRIRLRPVHGSEILEYEVDDETIRVVDIPPGYTHSIENTGTVDMITLFWASEIFDPARSDTHPAPVMETPSAVRTDDRS
- the wecB gene encoding non-hydrolyzing UDP-N-acetylglucosamine 2-epimerase — protein: MRTSTVMRSCLKVMTIVGTRPELIRLSRVIAVLEEVTRHVLVHTGQNFDYELNEIFFRELELPRPKHYLDAAGATPAETIGNTIARADALLAREQPDAVLVLGDTNSCLAVIPAKRRKIPIFHMEAGNRCFDMRVPEEINRRIVDHVSDINLCYTEHARRYLLAEGLPPDRVIKTGSPMKEVLDHFRPGIAASNVLDRLKLTPRRYFVVSLHREENVDDPRHLRQLVRALNTLARRYDYPLIFSCHPRTRQRLQKADLKLDGRVRLMPPLGFFDYVALQKSAFCTLSDSGTITEESSILGFPAVTVREAHERPEGMDEGAVIMTGLDPRHIVESVAVTVRLFEQFGPCRLPADYQVDHVSWKVAKIILSYTDYVNRRVWAKH
- a CDS encoding tetratricopeptide repeat protein, which encodes MNRSGAGQQARDSRTRLLSAALVAGVTALVFARTLTCGFVDYDDGDYVTTNPVVQAGLTWRGIRWALVTGHAANWHPLTWLSHMADVACFGLQPAGHHLVSALLHAANAALLFLLLQQWTGRIRPAFLGALVFAWHPLRVESVAWISERKDVLSLMFGLLTLLAWTRAVRAPAGPARHRFRNLALLAYAGGLMSKPTLVTLPLAMLLLDYWPFRRIGNGAQPRDVGGTVPGRFFCRSLHGWWPLVREKWPFYVLAAASCVITFVAQKQGGAMASAEVLPWEARWANVPVAYARYLLKTLFPLDLAVPYPHPIHWPITAVLGGSMLVLGLTLAAWWLRRRHPCLWVGWCWFCGTLVPMLGIVQVGMQSMADRYTYLPSIGLSLALAGLLQHWEGRSARTTRGLTVLVGLWLVALGLLTWRQIGFWRNSETLFRRSLAVAPNNELAHNNLGYYYARQQRWHEAIAEYQAALALRPLYPDALNNMGHALTELARPAEALPYLEAAAKLQPRNPAIWNNLGNALADLNRLDEALRAYRRALELDPSHPDTHNNLGVALARQGQWNEALEHLQEAVRLRPNHASSHSNLGNAWAAQGRWAEAEHAYRRALALQPDDARTWNNLGNVLVESGRWSDAEAAYRRSLALDPRNAETHFNLAQLLLRQGRTPEARQHLLEVLRLRPDHPEARSQWERLSTLETNLHPRTAVGPTSQE